gtttaagtgaattgtcttactgggataagtagaaaaacctctagctcaagttatgaaaagtcttggctcccatttaaaaaaaaaaaaaaaaaaaacataaaatatgaaaataaaagaaaaagggggctagcaaagttgttaggagctaagtaatgttttgaggttgtgaaaaatcccttgtagatttcaaggAGAAGGAGTTAAtattcttaggatcttttggtgagagatgtgagttgggtttgacatttgagaatgattgtgtaattgtatgtttgggaaaagggtagaacaatggagattgagcattgtatgcatgagttgatccctttcttagatatattatgtgcaatgtcaaggctatttgtttcgagagtaaaccaccttaaagattttatgttttgaacctcttgaatcacttgaataaaagccttctctcacccaaccaaatgacttggaccaactgaccatttgcaagaattcacctgatgttttgtgcttaatgaatgtgagagttggctgatttgaatgtgtggatgcttgatgatgagtgtaagggcaaaaagagttgagataggcctagagaagctagagtgtaataagagagtgtgctcatgcTGGATTGGATGTTGAATCGAgtactagttgtgtttcttttggctatgagctcccaccttcaaacctctctccatatgagttctagaaagttcacttgtgcacaagtaaaagaacaagtttgggggagttgatatcttgcatatttccattatcttatccattcatccatgtgcatttagatcatatagactaggatttagtcatgtttaggttacattttgcatacatgagtctctatcaggtgttggagtgccacatggagttcttggggctatttggatgcatttagagctcaaaggaggtgaaatatgtgatcattggacgagcagagcaggggagcgaggttccgcagcgacgtcatgaggtcgctccaaagcacctctcagagcgacctagctggagcgaccccgtgaagtcgctcgccatactCACCCCGTgaagcgacttgcccagagcgacgcgccgaggtcgctcgcatctcacacccctctcggagcgacctcctaaagcgacgccatgaagtcgctcgcgttctcgtcactccgaacagtcttagatgaccctggagcgacctatcaaggtcgctcccgatccagagcgacccgttggagcgacacaccaaagtcgctcgggacctctcgcccggagacaccaaaaatcggccctgAAGCGACcttccggagcgacacctgcaagtcgctgttggacccgaatatgaccctcaggtgaggtaccgataagcgtgagctagcatgtgggttgcgataagcccatcataacaaagggagctgaaagccgagctgacgactggacctgggagacatcatagcagaggtcacgacagaaagtgagctaacaccttaagagactcggtcaagaGGAGCCTAAAGCGAGTTCCGTAATTGAAGCCGAATATCTCGGAGAACAGTTGAAGAGCTGCCAACGAAACCTAGACTATATAAAGAcggagaagataaaagacaagccatctcttttccatatatcaacttttgtactagattaaaagcattacgtattctttagtaatcatctcaagatacattcctttgtattcatcatctttcaactcatcaataaaatcatattcattcttcaagtttatttacgggattcagcccacgattctcattcatctctcttgacctaacctaaatctaagaagtGAAGCCTTGTCTCTCAcagtcgctccgcgttattttgctgccgaaaatcatgacttctcaaggacctttttgcaatttattttggacgttttacatttctaaaatctatgttttaaacatcttttgtagccaccaggcaGACTATCTTTGATCATtggagaaatacacaaaaactctcttgagaagttcatctcttggattttgattgttatgttcttgtgttattgttgatttcttatctatttctctacatgattaatctgaaatccaatatgggtttaagaggaatcatggagattagtgagtaatcaccttttgaattcatgagttagggagattaagggtgattaggttagttctatgatgttttagtgtagatcattcttgttccttgctagtagagtatttctaatgcatcttctgagttggccactcaaaagttgatcaataggcatttcccacccgaaaggtgtttgatgaaatgcctgagacaactctcctaggcttttagtatactttgccaaagacatttgttgttaaagatgctaagatagctaatagacttgttagtaatgattgctttcatattattcaaccaaagacatttgatgtttgagatatgttagcaaatgagcattaatctagacatagagcttgcttagaattgtgtctaggcttaaggttaatagtttgattgatcatttgccatccttagttcgatacttgatcacccaaggtctaatccctattcccatgagttctcttttcccttagtcaagaaaatatcattctgttattgttttctagttttagtcatagcttaaaacccatctaaatcattggttgcgcttagattaagtgagtacttgcattctcagtgctttgatatccctcagaactggttcgacaatcactatactacaacatttgtcttaggagccttgaaaactcctaacatcaaaacTCCTTGGAAAAACAGAGCCGCTTACTGATTTAGAAGTGGCGCTTAAGGAGAAACTCATTAAAGATATCTTACCAATGTAATCTTTTAGAAGTGGCTTGCTTGTTTGTTTGTAGTTTGCTTGTTTGCTTAAGTTGTTTGTAATATAAGTAATTTTGTGTTCTACTGTCAACGATGCTCATGTAATACATGTGTTCTAATACGTTCTGTGATGCTTTTCAGGGGATCAAGTGACACACAGCCACAAATGGAACCAAGAAAGCGGATTGTTTGTGGCCTCTCAGCAAGAGGAATCATACCGCCACTCTCAGAAGAAGATAGAGATGATGATGTTGGGCCTCTCCCACAAGAAGATCCAGTCGAAGTGGTGGATAtatcagatgaagaagaagaagatattgtgGAGTTATCACGCGAAGAATACATGAGTAATATGGGATACTTCATTAGGGTGGAGGAATCAGAAGATGACATTGAACCTGGGATTAGAAGGATGCTTGAAAGGATGCAGGAGGAAGAGATGAAGCTGAGAGAGGAGAAGTTCAAGGTGTTGAAGTCGGGAATCAAGCAAGAGAAAGGACAATCCTCTAAGGGTGATGGTAACAAGAGGAAGGGAAGAAAGTGAGTGTCTCGTGACGGATCAGTCTGTTGAGTGTCTTGTAGTGTCGGACAAGgtcagtctgttggtgtgtctTGTAGTGTTAACGCTTTGTGTCACGGATCATGTACTCTTGTGTGTTTGTACTCTTGCATCTTTGTACTCTTGCATCATGTGACTTCTCTTGCATCATGTGACTTCTATAATTGTACTTTTGTTTTATGTGTTTTGTTATCTTGCATCATGTGACTTGCTATCTCTATATATCTCTCTACGTAAACCAAACAAACTCATCATCTCATCTTTAATCACAAAGCAACGAGAGTTACGAAAGCAACAACTCTCTATATCACTCTCATCAACTCATCTTTCTCTCTCGATAGCATTCATCTCACTATATCACTCTCTAACCCAACTCTTTGAAATCTCTTCTATCTCCAAACCAAAGCAACATCGTTTAAACTCTTCTTTTCTCTATTTTCTCAAACtcaattttatttatactaaattcttcttctttctattttctctcttttatcaCTAGTTTATAAACCtctttaatcacaaaaaatggcttcttcttctgaaaaaaatttacatgaagATTTTGATGATACATTTGATGAAGCCTTTGATCAACATTTTAATCAAACCTTTCAAGAGTTTACCATTCaaagtgatcaagaagaacgaagaaaaaaaataaaaaaacgagcttatatcgaaagacACCGTGAAGAAGGGCATTttcgtttatggaatgattatttcagtgataCTCCAACGTATCCTGAAAATTTCTTCCGACGacgttttagaatgaacaagctaCTGTTCATGCACATTGTTGATCGAATCTCCAACGAAGTGCAATACTTCCGGGAAAAGAAAGATGGTCTTGGAAGGAATAGTCTCTCTCCTATTCAAAAGTGTACCACAGTCATTCGTGTCTTAGCGTATGGTTCTGCAGCTGATAtggtcgacgaatacctccggctGGGTGAAACAACAGCTCGGTTATGCGTGGAACAGTTTGTGGAAGGTATAATATATTTGTTCGGGGATGAGTACTTAAGAAGTccaacaccggctgatcttcaacgtctacttgatgTGGGAGAGCGTCGTGggtttcccgggatgataggaagcatcgattgtatgcactgggggtggaagaattgtcctaccgcttggaaagggcaatattctcgtggttcgggTAAACCAACAATCATTTTAGAGGCGGTCGCTTCATACGATCTCTGGATATGACATGCATTTTTTTGACCTCCAGGTacattaaatgatatcaatgttatTGACCGTTCTcccgtttttgatgacataataaacgGTAAAGCCCCGAATGTCACTTACtatgtcaatggaagagagttccatatggcttactatctcaccgatggtatatatccgaaatgggcaacttttatccaatctatttctATGCCACAAGGGCCGAAGGCAGTTATATTTGCTCAACGGCAAGAAGCcatccgaaaagatgtcgagcgtgcttttggagtcttgcaagcgcGCTTTGCGATTATTAAAAATCCGGCGCtgttttgggataaagtcaaaatttggaagattatgagagcatgtatcatactccataatatgatagttgaAGATGAACGAGACGGATACAGTCTagttgatgtttcagagttccaacaCAGAGAAGACCACGGGAATTCACATGTTGATTacacgtattctacagatatccctTCAAACATCACAAATATGATGGACGCTCGTTCAAGAATTCGAAATAGgcaaatgcatcaacaactaAAAGATGATTTGGTCGAACATATATGGCGTAGATTTGGACATGGTGACGACAACAACTGATCTCGGATGCTTTTTTCGAATAATTATCGTTATTTTAATAatctttgttttcatgtttttatttacaaatccatgtttaaaatgtaatatttttaatgttttatttaataaaaaaatttaaaatacaaaaatattaatttattttttaagaacccAAAATAAGAGTCTTGCAATGGATACATAAAAGTGTCAAAGTTCTTAtcttaatctcttaaacacCTTTACTCCTTAAATATTAAAAGTCCTCTTATGGAGTTTTAGGATAAAGGTGCTCTTAGGGTGAGGTTCTTTTCTTAGATTTTCTTCGTGAAAAGCTAAGAACTGTCTCTTAAATAAGGGACATGTTTATTGCCGGTCTTTTAGGTTGGGttcttagcgtaatataagatacggtctcttagcttttaactaaaaaactaagagacgtctcttagttttttagttaaaagctaagagaccgtatcttatattacgctaagaaCCTCAACCTAACAATCTAAGAGACCTGCAATAAACATGTTCTAAGAGTCGACTCTTAggcgaaaagtgtaaaaaaaaaaaattgtgtcaaATCACGAGTTAAAAACTTCAAATTAAGAACCCGAGTTAATCGCGATGTTGGATAGCAAAAATATGCGCTAGTTCAAATGGTAACGTCAGGCTGTTTGATGCAAGAGatattttattagattattgtttattttgtagTTGAATGAAGTCCCTCTAGCGAAGTATAAATACAATTATTCCACAAAATCTTCAACCCTCTTCTCTCATTTAACTTAACCTCACTTCAACAGTCAACACGTTCTTGCGCCCGAGTTTGTTCGAAGTTTAGCTTCATCTCTCACGATTCATCTGTTCCactgattctctctctctctctcaaatagCAGACAAGAACGATTTAGACCCAAATCCTCCCGCCGGTACGTATGTCCAAACACCTCTgctgcttttctttttttctctccacCAGTAATCTTGATTCTGTTACTACTCCTTGTGAAGCGGAAGATGGAACGATTCGCTTCCCAGTAAAGAAGAGATCACTGCCTGAAAGATCACTTACTGGGTTTGATAGAGCACACGAGCCCGAGTTCAAGAAACAGAAACTCGAACAGCTCCAGAGAAAAGCTTATCACTCTGCCCTCCTTGCTTCCAAATCAGAATCCTCGGGAACATCACACGTAACGCTTTCCTCACTCTTCGTATTCTTCTTCTATTATTCCATTCTGTTCGTGAGATTGTTAGTGTGCTCGTGTTGTTCTTCTTCAGAAGTCTCATATCATACAAAAGCTGATGAACGAGTGGAACATCGATCAAGAAACTCACATCTCTGTTGCGCATAAGATTGATCACTCTGTAAGAACTTTAATCCGAGTCAGGGGAAGTTGATAACTCTGAGTCTCTGCCCTCTTTAACTTTCCTTCTCTGTTTACTTTTTTTATCAGGAAAAGAATGCATCTTGGATGATTCCAAACTCTCTTCCTAATCCAGAGTCTCTTGTTGGAAAACGTGTCCATGCAAGATCCCCCGATGATGATTCACCAACGAACAAGAAGATCAAACTCCATAAACAGGCTTACGACCTTGTTCTCTACGCCTTCAACGCAGAATCTCCAGCACTATCACACgtaaatatttcttttctttcaatgaTTCTTAGGTTTGTGTGTGCGCTCAtgtcttgtcttcttccttcaGTCAAGGACTTTGATCATGCAACACCTCCTGGACGAATGCAACAACAAAGCTCATATCAATAAGATGtcaccattctctctctctctctttcacgttttttttgggtcaaatccTCTGTTTCTTACACCATTGATAaacattctctctcttttttgtctttgttttgtttcagagTGGAGCCAAGATCCAGACTCTTACCCGAAGGCTTACATTTTCGTCCAACAGATCTTGAGATGgcaatctttttaaaacaaaaagctCTAGGACAGCCAATAGAAGCCTGCATCATACCTGAAGAACGTCACGACATCTTCTCAATACCACCTCGTGATTTGCCTGGTCAGTTTAATTTACattctttttttgtgtgtggGTTTGGTTTCGTTTTCTTGAATCTAATTGAAGACACTCTCTCTGTTGTCTTTTGCTATTATCTTTCAGGCTATCCAGAAGAAACACATTGGTATTACTATTGCTGGAAATCTACGGGACAACAAGACCCTCGAAGTCTCTGGACACGGTTCCGTGAAGATACTGCTGTGTTCGATGAAGAGGAGAACTGTGTCGCTATCAAACGTAGGTTTACTCTCGTTGAGCGGGAAGAAGAATGTAATGACGTTTTCTTGCCTGACGAAGAAGAACCTCCAGTGGAAGAATGGTTCATAAAAGAGATTAGTCTACCACCAAGTGTTGCAGATAGTGAGTTTGTTTTGTGCCATGTCGTTCTCAAGAagagggagaagaagaaagaagaagaagaatactacgacgaagaagaagaagaagaagaagaggattaAATCGTTACAATGTAAAACATACAAAACTGCTTTTATGATTTTGCATTTTACTTAGTTTTACTGCTCTTCTCATGAGAATCTTAGCGCTCCATTTAGGTCAGGAGATGAAAAACTTGAAAACCAAACTGTACCTGTTGAGAAACTGTTTTAAGATATGTTGTGTTggcacagaaaaaaaaaaagataagatgtGTGTTTAGGTTCATATACATAGAACAAACCTAGCTTTCTCCCTGAGAGTAATTAATTTTGAAGATTGATACTGTAGTGTAGCTCTTGTTGCTGGATAACataagtctctcagtctctgcTTGTGTTGTGACCTCATCAAATGGTGTCTTTTAGAGTTGTGTTAATACGTTTGTTAAGTAAAGCAactttgtgtgtttgtttatctATGGATTTTATATCACATGTTAGCATGTTACtgaataatatttatgttttggcTGGCGCCAACCAAACTTCGAtatgtttcttttattattattgtatcATTCTTCAGTTGCTTTTGGATTATATAACTTCTatcacagattttttttttttttttttttacacaaacTTATTCTAACGTTTGTTTTACTTACACATTTCGTAAGCTGATGTACGAGAACCTGAGAAGTATGACTCGCTAGCAAAGCTTGACTATCTTCTGGAATCTCTCGATctcattattaaaatattaggtTTTGTCTCAGTACTTTAGACGAAAGTGATAGTTAGATAACCACATTGCGTTAGTTCAATTGGTACCATCAGGTTGCTTGACGCGAAAGATACTAGTATAATACTCTATCTTTCTTGGCCATTACGAATATGCTTTCCTAGAAATAGTAGATTCCTATATTTTTTCCCgatataaaagtatttttctGACTTTAATGTTTAGTTATGTAtgttcacaaaaaaatatattgcagtttagaaaaaaatattttaggtttaCAGAACTACAACCAAAGTTTTAAAAGTGCAGAAATATCTCAACTTCGGATTTATGAAAAGTGTTTTAGAAGCAAAGTTCTTAAATCATTAGGTTTACTTTCATAAACATATAGTTTGAGGTGATGCAAGGTTTAACAAACCATACAAGGCATCTCTAACTTCATTCTAttttttacactaaaatagaatATAGAATAaaagtgttcaaaaaaaaaaagtgttccaataatattttatttttcactttataataaataataaaaatgggtTTACTCTGTATATATAGCAAATTGTTTGTTTTTGGTTCATGACTCTattttgcattttattttatagtgaaaataaagtgaaccattggagatgatgttagaataaaaaaaataaaaataaaattggacCATTCGGTCTATAACAAAATTGAAGTTGGATTTTTAGGACCCAATCAAAATTAGATTAGTGAGGTATAGAGTAAGCAGGGAATAATGGCATAAGCCACATCACACATGGTGTAGTTGAATTAGCAGTACATATAGCATTAGACACATCACACATGGATGGTGTCGAAGTGATGATAAACTCTTagatcttaaaattttaatgtcaCCGACGAAGAGGAAGCTTTTAAAAAGACCCACAAGATTTCTGCCTTAGAGGGAAAGTGACAAAAGTCTTTGACCTCAACATTTTGTTGCCTTTGTCAGTCTCTTCCGTGATTGAAGTTGCACAACTACTTGTCTTCTCAACAAGTTACCTCtctctttttcatatttgtttacACTTTTCTTCTTGTCAAACATTCAAATAGTGATCTAAACCAGTGCCGATGTTATAATCTAAAGCGAAGTTCAGATATTTCAGTGTATTATGAGTTGTACGTATATGACCAAAGAAACATTTAGAGAGTTGACTTGTATAATTTGCCGTGTTTAAAAAGAGCATTATGATTGTATGacattttttttacaacaaactACGCATTAAACAAGTTTACCAAACAATTCTccaggcctgggcgttcgggtacccgttggcgttcggatcgggtttttcggatttcggttctcTTTTATTACACCTCCTAGGTCtcattctagtaaatttgcaagtacgagtcgggttcggatataacacatcgggttcagatcggttttgtatcacatcatagaacccataaagtaatcatatatcattcggattcaGGTTATATCAGATCGGTTTGGATATacccgaaataaaatctaaaatttaaaagtaaaacataagaaatatatatttatttatatataattaagtatttaaggtagttatttaaattttaaatacttattgttagataatatatcaaaataaatatgaaattgaatatttgaagtatatattcatgtttcatataattatattgtatattattttggacattcggatcggtttattcagatattttttcagatttttcggttttttcggtttacccgttcgggttcggttaataacacttcgggttcggatatgttttATACCACTTTACAAGAcccattcagatattttttacatttcggactggatacggatc
The window above is part of the Brassica napus cultivar Da-Ae chromosome C8, Da-Ae, whole genome shotgun sequence genome. Proteins encoded here:
- the LOC106363510 gene encoding uncharacterized protein LOC106363510 isoform X1, which gives rise to MSKHLCCFSFFLSTSNLDSVTTPCEAEDGTIRFPVKKRSLPERSLTGFDRAHEPEFKKQKLEQLQRKAYHSALLASKSESSGTSHKSHIIQKLMNEWNIDQETHISVAHKIDHSEKNASWMIPNSLPNPESLVGKRVHARSPDDDSPTNKKIKLHKQAYDLVLYAFNAESPALSHSRTLIMQHLLDECNNKAHINKIVEPRSRLLPEGLHFRPTDLEMAIFLKQKALGQPIEACIIPEERHDIFSIPPRDLPGYPEETHWYYYCWKSTGQQDPRSLWTRFREDTAVFDEEENCVAIKRRFTLVEREEECNDVFLPDEEEPPVEEWFIKEISLPPSVADSEFVLCHVVLKKREKKKEEEEYYDEEEEEEEED
- the LOC106363510 gene encoding uncharacterized protein LOC106363510 isoform X2 — its product is MNEWNIDQETHISVAHKIDHSEKNASWMIPNSLPNPESLVGKRVHARSPDDDSPTNKKIKLHKQAYDLVLYAFNAESPALSHSRTLIMQHLLDECNNKAHINKIVEPRSRLLPEGLHFRPTDLEMAIFLKQKALGQPIEACIIPEERHDIFSIPPRDLPGYPEETHWYYYCWKSTGQQDPRSLWTRFREDTAVFDEEENCVAIKRRFTLVEREEECNDVFLPDEEEPPVEEWFIKEISLPPSVADSEFVLCHVVLKKREKKKEEEEYYDEEEEEEEED